One Cryptosporidium parvum Iowa II chromosome 5, whole genome shotgun sequence DNA segment encodes these proteins:
- a CDS encoding centrin like protein with 4x EF hands, with protein MLQRKEHVGGISVGGASSGAASRRRRLRNEISDEQKQEIKEAFELFDTEKTGRIDYHELKVAMRALGFEVKKAQVLEIMREYDKSGSGQVEYKDFVEIMTQKILERDPREEILKAFKLFDDDNTGKISLKNLRRVARELGESISDDELQAMIEEFDKDMDGEINEEEFISIMKQTSLY; from the coding sequence ATGTTGCAAAGAAAAGAACATGTTGGTGGAATTAGTGTAGGGGGAGCTTCATCAGGAGCAGCTTCTAGAAGACGAAGATTGAGGAATGAAATTTCTGATGAACAGAAGCAGGAGATTAAAGAAGCATTTGAGCTTTTTGATACCGAAAAAACTGGAAGAATTGACTACCATGAATTAAAAGTAGCAATGAGAGCTTTGGGATTTGAGGTAAAAAAAGCACAAGTTCTGGAAATAATGCGTGAGTATGACAAATCAGGAAGTGGACAAGTGGAGTATAAGGATTTTGTCGAGATTATGACACAAAAGATATTGGAGAGGGATCCTCGTGAAGAAATTCTAAAGGCTTTTAAGTTgtttgatgatgataatacAGGAAAAATTTCTCTTAAGAATCTTCGTAGAGTAGCCAGGGAGCTTGGAGAGAGCATTTCTGATGATGAACTACAGGCAATGATTGAAGAATTCGACAAAGATATGGATGGTGAAATCAATGAAGAGGAGTTCATATCAATAATGAAACAAACTAGCTTGTATTAA
- a CDS encoding signal peptide containing protein gives MTILQFTKVHILILSVFCVLLFNIDLYNYCPHFEQSFLQSNTKRFNPPRGSFNYLLPTNTPGTSRRLDLQRSGSVSVDSAHRGTGTNSQRRSSSVASGAHSNEAASAHSVPFTLPDPDYGNSDFQDSIERSRELRESSSNLHVIPPEVLLPEPDYDANDPEGEYRKSPNTKSAIRRTLSRRAGFTLSNLLANQASYFARRSFSKDGQDKETVEEKVARRRSLGLSRETFSLMDEGEFTGKPLSTQIPYNLISLCKYELSNLLTLIKKLNLKARQLGVIKDRIGNCNCGTKNCAMCQENFELYNSHKSKYLQHKSSIESKIKFLTENCLSGQSNKYESVSFIAFFKELFSLIYEQIIRKNRLHVNNLFLRCEIVAITDKILKKQIKCRKCKKKHEVCKKHSALLQKLREIESSRTQNKLEIEEAMGMIQSKIENLPKRMVQDLCRLEDQDEEFLKSHVKVKECMKKLSITSVNMSALDKIFKKNKSSKKKIQKRKSSLGSIATRPSSSRPGFIGETSTGTGGSTQATSEFPPSASSRPTPIRQPSCSDKGVSYKTSKMCRITSTRAASISRRTPSGASRRTTSSPSTKDHSGSQSPYPSLQTGAMRISPMGPFSAPDSGAIPKVRSSGSTTAQSSLHKATKKRSDHKNMSKASRS, from the coding sequence ATGACGATTCTTCAATTTACAAAGGTTCATATTCTTATTCTCTCCGTGTTCTGTGTTCTTTTATTTAACATCGATCTATACAACTATTGCCCTCATTTTGAACAATCGTTTTTACAGTCCAATACAAAGAGATTTAACCCCCCACGAGGTTCATTTAACTACTTGTTACCTACTAATACGCCTGGTACCTCTCGTCGGCTTGATTTACAGAGGTCTGGGTCCGTTTCAGTAGATAGTGCTCATCGAGGAACTGGTACTAATAGTCAAAGAAGGTCAAGTAGTGTTGCTAGTGGAGCTCACTCTAATGAGGCTGCCTCCGCCCATTCTGTTCCATTTACTCTCCCAGATCCAGATTACGGTAATAGTGATTTCCAGGATTCAATTGAAAGGAGCAGGGAATTAAGGGAATCTTCTTCTAATCTGCATGTCATTCCGCCTGAAGTCTTACTTCCAGAGCCAGATTACGACGCCAATGATCCAGAAGGAGAGTACAGAAAATCACCCAATACAAAGAGTGCCATTAGAAGAACGTTATCTAGACGTGCTGGTTTTACTCTCTCTAATTTATTGGCCAACCAAGCTTCATATTTTGCTAGAAGATCGTTTTCTAAAGATGGCCAGGATAAAGAAACTGTTGAAGAAAAAGTAGCTAGAAGAAGATCTTTAGGTTTATCAAGAGaaacattttctttaatggATGAAGGTGAATTCACTGGCAAACCTTTGAGCACACAAATTCCgtataatttaatatctCTATGCAAATATGAACTTTCTAATTTGTTAACtttgattaaaaaattaaacttGAAGGCCAGACAGCTTGGAGTAATTAAAGATCGAATTGGAAATTGTAATTGTGGAACAAAAAACTGTGCGATGTGTCAAGAAAACTTTGAGTTATACAATTCCCacaaatcaaaatatttacagCATAAATCTTCCATAGAGTCAAagattaaatttttaacaGAGAATTGCCTATCAGGtcaatcaaataaatacgAATCTGTATCTTTTATAGCctttttcaaagaattattttctttaatatatgaGCAAATCATTAGAAAGAATAGACTTCACGTAAACAACTTGTTTCTTAGATGTGAAATAGTAGCTATCACAGATAAGATTCTTAAAAAGCAAATTAAATGTAGAAAGTGTAAAAAGAAGCATGAAGTTTGTAAGAAGCACTCAGCATTGTTACAAAAATTAAGAGAAATAGAATCTTCTAGGACTCAGAATAAACTAGAAATTGAAGAGGCAATGGGTATGATTCAATCAAAGATAGAAAATTTACCAAAAAGAATGGTTCAAGATCTTTGTAGATTAGAAGACCAAGACGAAGAGTTCCTCAAATCTCATGTAAAAGTTAAAGAATgtatgaaaaaattaagtaTTACATCGGTCAATATGTCAGCCCTAGacaaaattttcaaaaagaataagtcttcaaaaaagaagattcaaaaaagaaaatcttCTCTGGGGAGCATTGCTACAAGGCCTAGCTCATCTAGACCCGGTTTTATTGGAGAGACTTCAACTGGCACTGGAGGAAGTACTCAGGCAACTTCTGAATTTCCTCCTTCAGCATCATCTAGACCAACACCCATAAGACAGCCAAGCTGCTCTGATAAAGGAGTGTCGTACAAAACTAGTAAAATGTGTCGAATAACAAGTACCAGGGCAGCCTCAATTTCTAGAAGAACTCCTTCTGGTGCTTCTAGAAGAACAACCTCTTCTCCAAGTACAAAAGACCATAGTGGTTCTCAATCTCCTTATCCATCTCTTCAAACTGGTGCAATGAGAATATCTCCTATGGGGCCATTTTCAGCTCCTGATTCAGGAGCAATTCCCAAAGTACGAAGTAGTGGAAGCACAACAGCTCAAAGTTCTTTACATAAAGCTACTAAAAAAAGATCGGATCATAAAAATATGAGTAAAGCTTCGAGGAGTTAG